One part of the Leclercia sp. LSNIH1 genome encodes these proteins:
- a CDS encoding fimbrial protein, whose amino-acid sequence MKPFRYGSVLALFAALFLFMPQAKAACSTADLPWTTTPGALTVPATLGVGNAIPGSARTHTVKGHCDAADSGKPITACHLGEGDEIPGMPGVWRSGIEGIGIELLNSAGQPVRGRNAHCDSRSTPLGYVSSDGSGSFNVSLRMQLIKTASTTKEQTSTTVRNGIWSLGIYPDQQLGQLNAVRYGGSLALKATTCSVDPRSLVIMLGNFPVTLFTHIGSTSGWQSFNLTATCTDAVTMTARVTSANGSTSLGDGNDVLNLTPGSDSATGIGVRMMVGGVALRYNYPIPFGDQTVPNQPFDLPFRVQYYQTGVQATAGRANTIATIDIEYQ is encoded by the coding sequence ATGAAACCCTTCCGTTACGGCTCTGTACTGGCCCTGTTTGCCGCCCTGTTTCTGTTTATGCCGCAGGCTAAAGCAGCATGCTCTACCGCAGATCTGCCCTGGACAACCACGCCGGGTGCGCTGACGGTGCCCGCCACGCTGGGGGTGGGCAATGCTATCCCGGGCTCCGCCCGCACGCACACGGTAAAAGGCCACTGTGACGCTGCCGACAGCGGTAAGCCAATCACCGCCTGCCATCTGGGCGAAGGCGATGAAATTCCGGGGATGCCGGGCGTCTGGCGCAGCGGTATCGAGGGGATTGGTATTGAACTGCTGAACAGCGCCGGCCAGCCGGTCCGGGGCCGTAACGCCCACTGTGACAGCCGAAGCACGCCCCTGGGGTACGTCAGCAGTGACGGCTCCGGCAGCTTCAACGTATCGCTGAGGATGCAGCTGATCAAAACGGCAAGCACCACCAAAGAGCAGACGTCAACGACGGTGCGTAACGGCATCTGGTCCCTGGGTATCTACCCCGATCAACAGCTGGGTCAACTGAACGCCGTGCGCTACGGCGGCAGCCTGGCGCTGAAGGCCACCACCTGCTCCGTAGATCCGAGAAGCCTGGTCATTATGCTGGGGAATTTTCCGGTCACTCTCTTTACCCACATCGGCAGCACCAGCGGCTGGCAAAGCTTTAACCTGACGGCAACCTGTACCGACGCGGTGACCATGACCGCCCGGGTTACCAGCGCCAACGGCAGCACCTCGCTCGGTGACGGCAATGACGTGCTGAACCTGACACCGGGCAGCGACAGCGCCACGGGCATCGGGGTGCGAATGATGGTTGGCGGCGTGGCGCTACGCTACAACTACCCTATCCCCTTTGGCGACCAGACCGTTCCCAACCAGCCGTTCGACCTGCCCTTCAGGGTGCAGTATTACCAGACTGGCGTTCAGGCGACTGCCGGAAGAGCCAATACCATTGCCACCATCGACATTGAATATCAGTGA
- the dinG gene encoding ATP-dependent DNA helicase DinG, producing the protein MALTAALKAQIAAWYKALQQQIPDFIPRAPQRQMIADVAKTLAGDEGRHLAIEAPTGVGKTLSYLIPGIAIAREEQKTLVVSTANVALQDQIYSKDLPLLRKIIPELRFTAAFGRGRYVCPRNLTALASTEPTQQDLLAFLDDELTPNNKAEQEQCARLKADLDSYKWDGLRDHTDQALSDELWRRLSTDKASCLNRNCHYYRECPFFVARREIQEAEVVVANHALVMAAMESEAVLPDPKNLLLVLDEGHHLPDVARDALEMSAEITAPWFRLQLDLFCKLVATCMDQFRPKTIPPLAIPERLSEHCETIYSHIASLNNMLNLYLPPGQEAEHRFEMGTLPEEIMDLCRELAQLIEKLRGLAELFLNDLSEKTGTHDVVRVHRVLLQMNRALGMFEGQSKLWRLASMAQASGAPVTKWATREVREGQVHLFFHCAGIRVSDQLEKLLWRSVPHVVVTSATLRSLNSFSRLQEMSGLKEKAGDRFVALDSPFNHCEQGKLVIPRMQYEPLIDNEEQHLAEMAAYFREQLESKKYPGMLVLFASARAMNLFLTFVTDLRLLLLVQGDQPRYRLVELHRKRIEAGERSVLVGLQSFAEGLDLKGDYLTQVHIHKIAFPPIDSPVVLTEGEWLKSLNRFPFEVQSLPAASFNLIQQVGRLIRSHSCWGEVVIYDKRLLTKNYGKRLLNALPVFPIEQPEVPKVKKRPAKLAAGRRKSIRAKGRGPTGK; encoded by the coding sequence ATGGCTTTAACCGCCGCGCTGAAAGCGCAAATTGCCGCCTGGTATAAGGCGCTACAACAGCAGATCCCCGACTTCATTCCCCGCGCACCGCAACGGCAGATGATTGCCGATGTGGCAAAAACGCTGGCCGGTGACGAGGGCCGACATCTGGCAATTGAAGCCCCGACTGGCGTCGGTAAAACCCTCTCTTACCTGATCCCCGGCATCGCTATCGCCCGGGAAGAACAAAAGACGCTGGTGGTCAGTACCGCCAACGTCGCCCTGCAGGATCAGATCTACAGCAAAGACCTGCCGCTGCTGCGCAAAATTATTCCCGAGCTGCGCTTCACCGCCGCCTTTGGTCGCGGGCGCTATGTCTGCCCGCGCAACTTAACCGCCCTTGCCAGCACCGAGCCCACCCAGCAGGATCTGCTGGCCTTTCTGGATGACGAGCTGACCCCCAACAATAAAGCTGAGCAGGAGCAGTGCGCCCGGCTTAAGGCCGATCTCGATAGCTATAAATGGGATGGCCTGCGGGATCACACCGATCAGGCGCTCAGTGACGAACTCTGGCGCAGGCTCAGTACCGATAAGGCCAGCTGTCTGAACCGCAACTGCCACTACTATCGCGAATGCCCGTTCTTTGTTGCCCGCCGCGAAATTCAGGAGGCTGAAGTGGTGGTCGCCAACCATGCGCTGGTAATGGCGGCGATGGAGAGCGAAGCGGTGCTGCCGGATCCGAAAAACCTGCTGCTGGTGCTGGATGAAGGCCATCACCTGCCGGACGTCGCCCGCGACGCGCTGGAGATGAGCGCCGAGATAACTGCCCCCTGGTTCCGCCTGCAGCTCGATCTGTTCTGCAAGCTGGTGGCGACCTGCATGGATCAGTTCCGGCCGAAAACCATTCCGCCGCTGGCGATCCCGGAGCGCCTCAGCGAGCACTGCGAAACGATCTATAGCCATATCGCCTCGCTGAATAACATGCTCAATCTCTATCTGCCACCCGGCCAGGAAGCAGAGCACCGCTTTGAGATGGGCACGCTGCCGGAGGAGATCATGGATCTTTGCCGCGAGCTGGCGCAGCTTATTGAAAAACTGCGTGGGCTGGCGGAGCTGTTTTTAAACGATCTCAGTGAAAAAACCGGCACCCATGACGTGGTGCGTGTCCACCGGGTGCTGCTACAGATGAACCGTGCCCTGGGTATGTTCGAGGGGCAGAGCAAGCTGTGGCGGCTGGCGTCGATGGCCCAGGCCTCCGGCGCGCCGGTCACCAAGTGGGCGACGCGGGAGGTCCGTGAGGGGCAGGTGCATCTCTTCTTCCACTGCGCGGGTATTCGCGTCAGCGATCAGCTGGAAAAGCTGCTCTGGCGCAGCGTCCCGCATGTGGTGGTGACCTCCGCCACGCTGCGCTCGCTGAACAGTTTCTCCCGCCTGCAGGAGATGAGCGGTCTGAAGGAGAAGGCGGGCGATCGCTTTGTGGCCCTCGACTCGCCGTTCAACCACTGCGAGCAGGGCAAGCTGGTGATCCCGCGCATGCAGTATGAGCCGCTGATCGACAACGAAGAGCAGCACCTGGCCGAAATGGCGGCCTACTTTCGCGAACAGCTGGAAAGCAAAAAGTATCCCGGCATGCTGGTGCTGTTCGCCAGCGCCCGGGCAATGAACCTCTTTTTAACCTTTGTCACCGACCTGCGCCTGTTGCTGTTGGTTCAGGGGGATCAGCCCCGCTACCGGCTGGTAGAGCTGCACCGTAAACGTATCGAGGCCGGAGAGCGCAGCGTGCTGGTGGGGCTCCAGTCCTTTGCCGAAGGGCTGGATCTGAAGGGCGACTACCTGACCCAGGTGCATATCCATAAGATTGCCTTCCCGCCTATCGACAGCCCGGTGGTGCTCACCGAAGGCGAGTGGCTGAAAAGCCTGAACCGCTTCCCGTTTGAGGTGCAGAGTCTGCCTGCGGCGTCGTTCAACCTGATCCAGCAGGTCGGGCGCCTGATCCGCAGCCACAGCTGCTGGGGCGAAGTGGTGATCTACGATAAGCGGCTGTTGACCAAAAACTACGGCAAGCGGTTGCTGAATGCCCTGCCGGTCTTTCCCATCGAACAGCCTGAGGTTCCCAAAGTAAAAAAACGCCCGGCTAAGCTTGCCGCCGGGCGCAGGAAAAGCATCCGTGCTAAGGGGCGTGGTCCTACTGGTAAGTGA
- the ybiJ gene encoding DUF1471 family protein YbiJ, giving the protein MKTIKYAVAAVALTTLSFGAFAAESVTAAQANSMNKIGVVSAEGATTLDGLEARLAAKAEAAGATGYTITSANTNNKLSGTAVIYK; this is encoded by the coding sequence ATGAAAACCATCAAATATGCTGTCGCTGCTGTTGCCCTGACCACTCTCTCTTTCGGAGCTTTCGCTGCGGAATCTGTGACCGCTGCCCAGGCAAACAGCATGAATAAAATCGGTGTGGTCAGTGCAGAAGGCGCGACCACGCTGGATGGCCTGGAAGCACGCCTGGCGGCGAAAGCTGAAGCCGCGGGCGCGACCGGTTATACCATTACCTCCGCTAATACCAACAACAAGCTGAGCGGCACCGCGGTTATCTACAAATAA
- the ybiB gene encoding DNA-binding protein YbiB: MDYRKIIKEVGRGKNHARDLDQETARALYTAMLNGEVPDLEMGGILIALRIKGEGEGEMRGFYEAMQAQTLRLTPPVAKPMPVVIPSYNGARKQANLTPLLAILLHKLGFPVVVHGVSEDPTRVLTETIFTLLGIEPTRHGGQAQAKLDGHHPVYIPVSTLCPPLEKQLAMRWRMGVRNSAHTLAKLATPFAEDAALRLSSVSHPEYVTRVATFFADIGGRGLLMHGTEGEVYANPQRCPQLTLIDAAGTRVVLERGEENSDVVLPQAKDAETTARWIEGCLAGREAVPHSLKLQMACCLLASGQVETVEAGLARVNQSF, translated from the coding sequence GTGGATTATCGCAAAATTATTAAAGAGGTCGGTCGAGGGAAAAATCATGCCCGCGACCTGGATCAGGAGACCGCCCGGGCCCTCTATACCGCGATGCTGAACGGTGAGGTGCCGGACCTGGAGATGGGCGGCATTTTGATTGCGCTGCGCATTAAGGGTGAGGGCGAAGGCGAAATGCGGGGCTTCTATGAGGCGATGCAGGCACAAACCCTGCGCCTGACGCCCCCGGTCGCAAAGCCGATGCCGGTGGTGATCCCAAGTTATAACGGGGCGCGTAAGCAAGCCAACCTGACCCCGTTGCTGGCGATCCTGCTGCATAAGCTGGGTTTCCCGGTGGTGGTGCACGGCGTGAGTGAAGATCCGACCCGCGTGCTGACGGAAACCATTTTCACCCTGCTGGGCATTGAGCCGACCCGTCACGGCGGCCAGGCGCAGGCGAAGCTGGATGGGCATCATCCGGTCTATATCCCGGTGAGTACTCTCTGTCCGCCGCTGGAAAAACAGCTGGCGATGCGCTGGCGTATGGGGGTGCGTAACAGCGCCCATACCCTGGCGAAGCTGGCGACGCCGTTTGCAGAAGATGCCGCGCTCCGCCTTTCCAGCGTGTCGCACCCGGAATATGTCACCCGCGTGGCGACATTTTTTGCCGATATCGGTGGCAGAGGGCTTCTGATGCACGGGACGGAAGGCGAAGTCTATGCCAACCCGCAGCGCTGTCCGCAGCTAACGCTGATTGATGCGGCGGGCACCCGGGTGGTGCTGGAGCGCGGCGAAGAGAACAGCGACGTTGTTCTGCCGCAAGCGAAGGATGCTGAAACCACGGCTCGCTGGATTGAGGGCTGCCTCGCCGGGCGCGAAGCGGTGCCGCACTCCCTGAAGCTGCAGATGGCCTGTTGCCTGCTGGCGAGCGGCCAGGTGGAGACGGTGGAGGCCGGTCTGGCGCGGGTTAACCAGAGTTTTTAA
- the ybiX gene encoding PKHD-type hydroxylase YbiX — translation MMYHIPGVLNADEVAHFCAQLEQAPWIDGRATVGNQGAQVKNNQQVDTQSPLYATLQAAVLQAVNQHPLFFAAALPRQISSPLFNRYQQQETYGFHVDGAVRSHPQSGWMRTDLSATLFLSDPDSYEGGELVVNDTYGQHSVKLPAGDLVLYPSSSLHCVTPVTRGVRVASFMWIQSMIRDDKKRSMLFELDRNIQTLRARHGESDEVLSLLNLYHNLLREWSEI, via the coding sequence ATGATGTATCACATTCCGGGCGTGCTGAACGCCGATGAGGTAGCGCACTTTTGCGCCCAACTGGAGCAGGCCCCGTGGATTGACGGGCGCGCCACGGTAGGCAACCAGGGGGCGCAGGTTAAAAACAACCAGCAGGTAGACACCCAAAGCCCGCTGTATGCCACGCTACAGGCCGCGGTATTGCAGGCGGTGAATCAGCACCCGCTCTTTTTTGCCGCCGCTCTGCCGCGCCAGATCTCAAGCCCGCTGTTTAACCGCTACCAGCAGCAGGAGACCTACGGTTTTCACGTTGACGGCGCCGTGCGAAGCCATCCGCAAAGCGGCTGGATGCGGACCGATCTCTCCGCCACCCTCTTTTTAAGCGACCCCGACAGCTACGAGGGCGGCGAGCTGGTGGTGAACGACACCTACGGCCAGCACAGCGTCAAGCTCCCGGCGGGCGATCTGGTACTCTATCCCTCCAGCAGCCTGCACTGCGTCACGCCGGTCACCCGCGGTGTGCGGGTAGCCTCCTTTATGTGGATCCAGTCGATGATCCGCGACGATAAAAAGCGCAGCATGCTGTTCGAGCTGGATCGCAACATCCAGACCCTTCGTGCCCGTCACGGCGAAAGCGACGAAGTGCTCTCCCTGCTGAATCTCTATCACAACCTGCTGCGTGAATGGTCTGAAATCTAG
- a CDS encoding fimbria/pilus outer membrane usher protein, whose amino-acid sequence MPWDYSTTAPRNPVRTLLIALGCAVLSVGVQQVLAEDYFNPALLDIDTPGQGKTDLSLYEKGPGIAPGSYQVDVYVNNNKVANRKIAFGLQQPASGPATLQPCLSPETLKSLGIQSDKFSVTKDDGCVDLSGLPAASATFRPGQQQLLLSIPQAAIVPVPHGYVAPDEMDNGINAFLLNYSYSAGDSRSRGEEGSHQRNEYLNLRPGLNLGAWRLRNYSTWSRTRDDRTTQHNFSPVYSYAQRNILSLGSVVTLGESSTPSDVFDSLSFTGAQIASDDDMLPDSLKGFAPRNRGVAHSNAQVVVRQNGYVIYQNYVAPGAFEINDLYPTGGSGDLNVTVKETDGSEQHFVVPYASVPVLQREGRFKYSLTGGRYRSYDHSVEKTPFLQGTGIYGLPYDITAYGGIQTSQYYDALALGTGKNIGDWGAFSVDMTAAKSQMQGQKTSRGRAWRVRYSKDFATTGTHFTVAGYRYNSAGFDTMADVLNSHTHDDDWSPADRRRNRQEATIDQSLGGSLGSMTLSLVKENYWHSDQSMTSLSIGYNGSWHGISYGINYGLSKNVQDEEDNDDRRENEQTFGFNVSVPLDRWLSNTWVNYTFNNSKHDTSQSVGLNGTALAGDNLSWGIQQGHSHTSGYSTNLNSDYKATYGEMTAGYSQDNQQRQLNLGVQGSMIAHAHGITLGQPMGDTVALVEAPGANGTGIENQTGVKTDYRGYAIVPYVTPYHHNTVSLDTESLPAGADVGQAAQIITPTRGAVVRTHFNTRVGSRVLLTLTRADGRPVPFGATAAPAHESGEFIVGDGGQVYLTGMHARGSVNVSWGKGAGAHCSAHYQLPSRSADPVISVTAQCS is encoded by the coding sequence ATGCCCTGGGACTACTCCACCACAGCCCCCCGTAATCCCGTACGCACCCTGCTGATTGCCCTGGGCTGCGCGGTGCTGAGCGTGGGGGTACAGCAGGTGCTGGCGGAGGATTATTTCAACCCGGCACTGCTGGATATCGACACGCCCGGCCAGGGCAAAACCGACCTCTCGCTGTATGAGAAGGGCCCGGGCATCGCGCCGGGGAGCTATCAGGTGGATGTCTATGTGAATAATAATAAAGTGGCTAACAGAAAGATCGCCTTTGGCCTGCAACAGCCAGCCAGCGGTCCGGCCACCCTGCAACCCTGCCTCTCGCCAGAAACCCTCAAGAGCCTGGGTATCCAGAGCGATAAATTCAGCGTCACCAAGGATGACGGCTGTGTCGATCTCTCTGGGTTACCGGCCGCCAGCGCCACTTTCCGCCCCGGGCAGCAGCAGTTGCTGCTGAGCATCCCCCAGGCGGCCATTGTTCCCGTGCCTCACGGTTATGTGGCGCCGGATGAGATGGACAACGGGATCAACGCTTTCCTGCTGAACTACAGCTACTCCGCCGGGGATAGCCGCAGCCGGGGTGAAGAGGGCAGCCACCAGCGTAATGAATATCTCAACCTGCGGCCGGGACTGAACCTCGGCGCATGGCGTCTACGCAACTACTCCACCTGGAGCCGCACCCGGGACGATCGTACCACGCAGCACAACTTCTCCCCGGTCTACAGCTATGCCCAGCGCAATATCCTGTCGCTGGGCAGCGTCGTCACCCTTGGAGAAAGCTCTACCCCCTCCGACGTGTTTGACAGCCTGTCGTTCACCGGGGCGCAGATTGCCTCCGACGATGACATGCTGCCGGACAGCCTGAAGGGCTTCGCCCCGCGCAATCGCGGCGTGGCGCACAGTAACGCCCAGGTGGTGGTGCGCCAGAACGGCTACGTGATCTATCAGAACTACGTCGCCCCCGGCGCGTTTGAAATTAACGATCTCTACCCTACCGGCGGCAGCGGCGATCTGAACGTTACCGTCAAAGAGACCGATGGCAGCGAGCAGCATTTTGTGGTGCCTTACGCCTCGGTGCCGGTTTTACAGCGTGAAGGCCGCTTCAAGTACAGCCTGACTGGCGGGCGCTACCGCAGCTATGACCACAGCGTGGAGAAGACGCCGTTCCTGCAGGGCACCGGGATCTACGGCCTGCCGTACGATATCACCGCCTACGGCGGTATCCAGACCAGTCAGTATTACGATGCCCTGGCGCTCGGCACCGGTAAAAACATCGGTGACTGGGGAGCGTTTTCGGTGGATATGACCGCGGCAAAATCGCAGATGCAGGGGCAAAAAACCTCCCGTGGCCGCGCCTGGCGAGTGCGCTATAGCAAAGACTTCGCGACCACCGGCACCCACTTTACGGTGGCCGGGTATCGCTACAACAGCGCCGGGTTTGACACCATGGCAGACGTCCTTAACTCCCATACCCACGACGACGACTGGAGCCCGGCGGATCGCCGCCGCAACCGCCAGGAAGCCACTATCGATCAATCCCTGGGCGGCTCCCTGGGCTCGATGACGTTAAGCCTGGTCAAAGAGAATTACTGGCACAGCGACCAGAGTATGACCTCGTTGAGCATCGGCTATAACGGCAGCTGGCACGGCATCAGCTACGGTATCAACTATGGCCTGAGCAAAAACGTCCAGGATGAAGAGGATAACGACGATCGGCGGGAGAACGAGCAGACCTTCGGCTTTAACGTCTCCGTTCCGCTGGATCGCTGGCTGAGCAATACCTGGGTCAATTACACCTTTAACAACAGCAAGCATGACACCAGTCAGAGCGTCGGCCTGAACGGCACCGCGCTGGCGGGGGATAACCTCAGCTGGGGGATTCAGCAGGGCCACAGCCACACTTCCGGCTATAGCACCAACCTGAACAGCGATTACAAAGCCACCTACGGCGAGATGACGGCAGGCTATTCTCAGGATAACCAGCAGCGCCAGCTCAACCTCGGCGTACAGGGGAGCATGATTGCTCATGCCCACGGCATCACCCTCGGCCAGCCGATGGGGGACACGGTGGCATTGGTAGAGGCGCCGGGGGCCAACGGCACCGGGATCGAAAACCAGACCGGGGTTAAAACCGACTATCGTGGCTATGCCATTGTGCCTTACGTCACGCCGTACCATCACAATACCGTGTCACTGGATACCGAGAGCCTGCCTGCAGGCGCCGACGTCGGCCAGGCGGCCCAAATTATTACCCCAACCCGTGGGGCGGTGGTGCGTACCCACTTCAATACCCGCGTCGGCAGCCGGGTGCTGCTGACCCTCACCCGCGCCGATGGACGCCCGGTGCCCTTTGGTGCCACGGCGGCGCCGGCCCATGAGAGCGGCGAATTTATCGTTGGTGATGGCGGCCAGGTCTACCTGACCGGGATGCACGCCCGGGGCAGTGTCAACGTCAGCTGGGGCAAAGGCGCAGGCGCGCACTGCTCCGCCCACTATCAACTGCCGTCCCGATCCGCTGACCCGGTGATTAGCGTCACCGCGCAGTGCTCGTGA
- a CDS encoding fimbrial protein, with translation MKYVALLVLLASLPASATDVLLSIKGNIYDTACEVDSTSQNKVVNLGQAVASDFKAPGDVGVWKNFDITISHCPQSLTLATINLEGQRDRLHPFKFANTGTAKGLALELGDRTDSIILAPEARFNAVIDPITHSADFPMAARYYASYVPVHAGEFSSTVLFTFTYQ, from the coding sequence ATGAAATATGTAGCCCTGCTCGTGCTGCTGGCCAGCCTGCCCGCCTCAGCCACCGACGTGCTCCTCAGCATCAAAGGCAATATTTACGATACGGCCTGCGAGGTGGACAGCACCAGCCAGAATAAAGTGGTCAATCTCGGCCAGGCGGTGGCCAGTGATTTTAAAGCGCCGGGGGATGTCGGCGTGTGGAAAAATTTTGATATCACCATTTCGCATTGCCCGCAAAGCCTCACCCTGGCGACGATCAACCTGGAGGGGCAGCGCGACAGGCTTCATCCGTTCAAGTTCGCCAACACCGGTACGGCGAAAGGGCTGGCGCTGGAACTGGGCGACCGCACCGACTCGATCATTCTGGCGCCAGAAGCGCGCTTCAATGCGGTAATTGACCCGATCACCCACAGCGCCGATTTCCCGATGGCGGCACGCTATTACGCCTCGTACGTTCCGGTCCACGCGGGGGAGTTTTCAAGCACGGTGCTGTTTACCTTCACTTACCAGTAG
- a CDS encoding fimbrial biogenesis chaperone, translating to MRKSIFIASLLVMTTAAHAGVIIEGTRLIYQGDKKEASLGISNPDNLDYLVQSWVENVDAGRDKAPFLITPPLFRLDGRQDNVLRVVRTGGNLPADRESLYWLNIKSIPSTSQNESSNTLQIAIKTRIKLIYRPSGVSGKPDEVADKLRWHKQGNNLVVSNPTPFYMNFQSITVGGKKVSNVTWVAPDSDAHFAVPGGFTGNTVSWKIINDYGAVSHALSAPLQ from the coding sequence ATGCGTAAATCTATTTTCATCGCCTCCCTGTTAGTCATGACCACCGCCGCTCACGCCGGGGTGATTATCGAAGGGACCCGTTTAATTTATCAGGGAGATAAAAAAGAAGCGTCGTTAGGGATTTCCAACCCGGATAACCTCGACTACCTGGTGCAGTCCTGGGTAGAGAACGTTGATGCCGGGCGGGATAAAGCGCCGTTTCTTATCACCCCGCCGCTGTTTCGCCTCGATGGCAGACAGGACAACGTCCTGCGCGTCGTGCGCACCGGGGGCAATCTGCCAGCCGATCGCGAATCGCTCTACTGGCTGAATATTAAATCTATCCCCTCTACCTCCCAGAACGAGAGCAGCAATACCCTGCAGATCGCCATTAAAACGCGGATCAAACTGATCTACCGTCCGAGCGGAGTGAGCGGCAAGCCGGATGAGGTGGCAGATAAATTACGCTGGCATAAACAGGGGAATAACCTGGTGGTGAGCAACCCGACACCGTTTTACATGAACTTCCAGTCCATCACCGTAGGCGGCAAAAAAGTCAGCAATGTCACCTGGGTGGCTCCCGACAGCGACGCGCACTTTGCCGTGCCGGGCGGCTTCACCGGCAACACGGTTTCCTGGAAAATTATCAACGATTATGGCGCGGTGAGCCACGCCCTGTCTGCACCACTGCAATAA
- a CDS encoding fimbrial protein, with protein sequence MRKIVSGTFIATALCCSVSAWAATSGEGQINFTGEIIDSACQVVNGVSSPLDVSLGKVSQTAFTGSGSTTGTIRFDIQLKDCPETITSAAITFGGSADGTNANVLAVTPGTGAATGVGIQLLDKTENPLSLYTASTSYTLQSGTTTNDLVFGARYIQTGSTITAGPANAVSTFTVMYN encoded by the coding sequence ATGCGTAAAATTGTCTCCGGCACCTTTATTGCCACTGCATTATGTTGTTCTGTCTCTGCCTGGGCTGCAACCAGCGGCGAGGGGCAAATTAATTTTACGGGTGAGATCATTGATTCCGCCTGCCAGGTGGTCAATGGCGTCAGCAGCCCGCTGGATGTGTCCCTTGGCAAAGTGTCACAAACGGCCTTCACCGGTTCTGGTTCCACCACCGGCACCATCCGATTTGATATTCAACTGAAAGACTGCCCGGAAACCATCACCAGCGCGGCCATCACCTTTGGTGGCTCCGCTGACGGCACCAACGCCAACGTGCTGGCCGTCACCCCAGGCACCGGTGCGGCAACCGGCGTGGGTATTCAGCTGCTGGATAAAACCGAAAATCCGCTGAGCCTCTATACCGCCTCGACCAGCTATACCCTGCAGTCTGGCACCACTACCAACGATCTGGTATTTGGCGCGCGCTATATCCAGACCGGCAGCACCATCACCGCCGGTCCGGCGAATGCCGTCTCCACCTTTACCGTAATGTACAACTAA
- a CDS encoding DksA/TraR family C4-type zinc finger protein — translation MASGWANDDAVNEQINSTIEDAVARARGEIPRGESLKFCEECEEPIPEARRKAVPGVRLCIACQQEKDSHNASPAGYNRRGSKDSQLR, via the coding sequence ATGGCTTCCGGTTGGGCGAATGATGATGCCGTTAACGAACAGATCAACAGTACCATTGAAGATGCAGTGGCGCGGGCGCGGGGCGAAATTCCGCGAGGCGAGAGCCTGAAATTCTGCGAAGAGTGTGAAGAGCCGATCCCCGAAGCGCGGCGCAAGGCGGTGCCTGGCGTGCGGCTTTGCATCGCCTGTCAGCAGGAGAAAGATTCACATAATGCATCACCTGCAGGATATAATCGCAGAGGATCGAAAGACAGCCAGTTACGCTGA